GTCACTCTCTTTTCAGTTAACGTTACATATGCCAACCTGCAtgtttgtgtttaaatgtcagACTTTATAATGTAAACTCTCTCTTTTTGTTTGCAGTATGACCCTTATAACACTCCCAGTGATTATGACCATCACACCGGTAAGGAACGTTATTGATTATCATCTGTATGACCATTTTATATGGGTGTCCATTTTTGGTAATATTAAGCTTTATGTCATCCTAATAAAGCTTCTGAATAGATTGCATAGCTTCTAGACAGATAAGTGAGTAGACGTGTGCTGTTATAAAAGTCTGTGTGTTTTGCAGGTGACCCTAAAGCTGATCTGGCGTATGAACGTCAGTACGAGCACCAGCAGACGTATCATGTGATCCCTGAGGTCATCAAGAACTTCCTGCAGTATTTTCATAAGACCGTCTCAAACCTGATCGATGAGAAGGTTTACGAGCTGCAGGCCAACCGCGTGTCCAGCGAGAGCATTGAGCAGAAGATCTACGAGATCCAGGAAGTGTATGAGAACAGGTGCGCAGCCGTACGGTTATAAGACCGGCTTGTACTGATGTCTGGAAATGTTGATTTAGCTTTTATCTCACTTTAGCTGGAACAAGCTGACCGAGCGCTTCTTTAAGACTTCACCATGGCCGGAGGCAGAGGCCATCGCTTCCCTGGTTGGCAACGGTGAGTGATCTTTGCTCCTCAGAAGCTCTGAATTGAATGTTTCTTTACTGACATGTGCGTGTTGTTTTGTCTTTTACAGATGCGGTTTTCTTGATCCTCTACAAGGAGCTTTATTACAGGCACATCTACGCCAAAGTCAGCGTGAGTGTTTGCGCTCACCTGTCTCGTGGAATGACAACAAGAGTCTTTGTGAATATAGTCTTTCTCAGCTCTTGTCTGATGTGAAGGACTGTCAATAATGAGGCTTTTTCTCTTTTGCAGGGAGGTCCAACTCTTGACCAGAGGTTTGAGTCCTACTACAATTACTGCAACCTCTTCAACTACATCCTCAGTGAGTGCAAACTCCTCATTTACATGTGATGGAATTCAATTTGGGCActatttctaatgtttttgttGTGTAATAAACAATTTGAGCCACTTTAGTGTAAAaacttaaatagtaaaatatgtagACAATGTATATTCTTATTTGAGCaacattttttatgaattcattcCTTATGTTGTAGTTGGTAAAATTGTTGTCAAAGTTATTCTATGTTCcctatacactactgttcaaatgtttgggatcttttattttaattttttttgaaaggcattaatgcacttttttttcagcaatgaTGCGTTAAATTGATTAATAGTGATTCCATTTATgtaacaactttttttctttttttctttttaagaagtATGCTGCTCTTTtgatctttttattcattttagaatCCTTAAAGAAATGTATcacagattccacaaaaatattaagcagcactacattgatgataaatattttttgagcagcaaatcagcatgatttctgaaggatcgtgtgatactgaatactagagtaatgatgctaaaatgtaTAATACGTAATAAAATTCTGCTttatcaaaggaataaatgacaatttcaaatttattaaagtagaaaacatttattttgaattgtaatagcattttacaataatactgcttttattgtatatttgattAAGTAAAGGCAGtttctgtcattaaaaaaaaaaaaaaaacataattcaaaatcataaaaatgtactgaccccaaaatgtTGAATGTTTGTGCTTTTTGAATATTGTCAAAGGGTTTATGTTCAGGTCAGCCAGTCTGTTGAAGTAGTCAATTGAAATGGGTTTGAtggatttaatgcatttaatgttgTCAGATGCTGATGGACCAGCACCTCTGGAGCTTCCTAACCAGTGGTTATGGGACATAATTGATGAGTTCATTTACCAGGTAAGTTTGTTGAGAAGACCCTTGGTCCTCATAAGTCCTCTTATACTGCTGGCTCCTGTGTTACTGATGTGTTCGTGTAGAAGTGAAATTCTCTCTCTTCATTCTGCAGTTCCAGTCGTTCAGTCAGTATCGCTGTAAGACGGCCCAGAAGTCAGAGGAGGAGATCGAGTTCCTGAGGAACAATCCCAAGATCTGGAACGTTCACAGCGTGCTGAATGTCCTTCACTCTCTGGTGGACAAGAGCAACATCAACGGTCAGCTGGAGGTGTACACCAGCGGAGGTGAAAGACGCCAGCCAGCTCTCATGCCTTGGTTTCTTGTTCGTCTGATCCAGATGTCAGTGTGACGCTTGTGTTTGTGTCACAGGTGACCCAGAGTCCGTGGCTGGAGAATACGGCCGTCACTCTCTCTATAAGATGTTGGGTTATTTCAGTCTGGTGGGATTGCTGAGGCTTCACTCTCTGCTGGGCGATTACTATCAGGCCATCAAAGTCCTGGAGAACATCGAGCTCAACAAGAAGGTAAGAAAATATCCCTATATTGTCACTGGGAAAGTAGTGTTGTctcaagacaataaaaaaaaaaaaaaataaatctggttgtttgtgtttttcagagcATGTATTCACGTGTGCCCGAGTGTCAGATCACCACATATTATTATGTGGGTTTCGCGTATCTGATGATGAGACGCTATCAGGACGCCATTCGTGTCTTCGCTAACATCCTGCTGTACATCCAGAGGACCAGAAACATGTTCCAGAGAACCACCTACAAGTATGAGATGGTCAGTGCTTTCTGTCTTTGTGGTATTGGTTGTTAAAATGCTTAAATGACTCTGTTACTGTAAAAAGAATACcctatttttctgactataagtcgcacctgagtataagcatcagtccaaaaatacgccatgacgaggaaaaaaaacatatgtaagtcgcactggactataagttgcatttatttagaaccacgaactaagagaaaacattaccatctacagccgcgagggGAGGCGCTCTGCTTTCTTTGGCAGGCTAcaggagcagcatagagcgccctctggcggctgtagacggtaatgttttatcttggttcatttctcttggttcatgtcaaattcattttgataaataagtcgcacctgactataagtcgcaggaccagccaaactaagaaaaaaaagtgcgacttatattccGGAAAATACCGTAATGCTgatgtaattattaaattatgcaaatcCTGAAGAAGGTGCTGCTGTAATTTTGTGCATTGATATTCCAGGTGTTTTAATTGAAGATTGATTTCAATCTAAATTGTGTATTGTTTTCTTCACAGATTAATAAACAGAACGAGCAGATGCACGGGCTGCTGGCCATCGCTCTCACTATGTACCCCATGCGCATCGACGAGAGCATCCACACACAGCTGCGCGAGAAATACGGAGACAAGATGCTCCGCATGCAGAAAGGGTGAGAACATACACACATTATGTTTGAttatgctaagttaacataccaAACTTAGGGGATggaaacaaaatgtattatcaaTGTTTGTGAAAGGATCTTAGATTTaccgcatttatttgaacaaaaatacagtaaaacggtaataatgtgaaatattattgaaatttaaaaggatattccaccccaaaaagaaaactgtcattaatcacttcaaacccgtaaaagctttgttcgtcatcagaacacaattgaagatattttggattaaaactggaagatttgtgactgtcccatttaCTGTCAAGTAAATTACACCATCAAGGTCCAGAAAtggatgaaaagcatcatcagaatagtgcATCTGCCACAGTGGTCACAGAAGAGCGTACGCAGTTTGTGTTCAGCAGGTGTTTTCCACAATGTCATTACggagatgtggagagacacagaggagacaaattgttgaatcaagttgttatttttgtgttctgcttgtacaaacagtattctcgtcgcttcataacattacggttaaaccactgatggcagatagactattctgacgatgtctttcatccttttctggaccttgatggtgtaatttacttggcagtctatgggacagtcacaagcctcacagttttcatccaaaatatattcaattgtgttctaaagatgaacaaagcttttaggggtttggaacgacatgggggtaagtgattaatgacaaaaaatatttttggggtggagtatccctttaaaataactttaccatttcaatgtttttgatttctgtgatgaaatAAGATAcatattcaggattctttgataaataaaaagttcagacaaacaacatttatttgaaatgaaaatcatttgttataaatgtctttactgtcacttgattaatttaaaatatccTTGCtcaattttaatgttaatttttttttttaattactgttcCCAAAATTTTGATTAGAGCATATATTTtgatttttgaaaaaagaaagggaaaaaaaagataatatcatgtataatttatatagacATACATCTAAAATAAAAGGAGCAACtgagttttttttgtttctcgCCTTTTTCAGAGATCTTCAGGTGTTCGAGGAGTTGTTCAGCTTTGCCTGCCCCAAGTTTCTGTCACCCGTAGTTCCAAACTATGATAATGTTCATCCTAATTACCACAAAGAACCATTCCAGCAGCAGCTGAAGGTGTTTGCAGAGGAGGTTCAGCAGCAGGCGCAGCTCTCCACCATCCGCAGGTACAACAGCAGTTCTGTCTCTTCTGATGAATTCTGTGATGATGTGTAATGAGATCTCCTTCACTTTGGCGATTGGCTATTAGAAAAGCTCTGAAATGTCCTCTGCTGACTCCATGCGTCTCTCTCAGTTTCCTGAAGCTCTACACCACCATGCCTGTGGCCAAACTGGCTGGATTCCTGGACATGTCCGAGCAGGAGTTTCGCATCCAGCTTCTGGTCTTCAAACACAAGATGAAGAACCTGGTGTGGACCAGCGGCGTCTCTGCTCTGGATGGAGAATTTCAGTCTGCCTCTGAGGTCGACTTCTACATTGacaaggtttgtgtgtgtgttgagtttcTGTCTTTAAACTGCCAAAtagaattttatattttgaaaataatatttagtaaGCTGGAGGTTTTTTACTGGTAAAGTCACTCTAAAAGTGAATGTACTTGGTCTTCCACCAGGATATGATCCATATTGCAGACACCAAGGTTGCCCGTCGATATGGAGATTTCTTCATCCGACAGATCCACAAGTTTGAGGAGGTTCGTGCTCttgaataatttttaaacatttacatttttgtcaatTTTCTCTAAATTTCTGTACATTTATTTCCTTTGTTAAATTCCAGTTTATGTATCTGTTTTTGAATGGATCCTCTATGTCGTCATGTTTTGATTGTACCTCATTTATCTTCTGTAGCTTAACCGAACGCTGAAGAAAATGCCTCTGACTGGTGCCTCCTCTAGTTCGAGTACCTCCACATCACGTGCCACATAATGCAGATCCCACCAGATTAACTAATCAAACCCTAATTTGATCTGACTGTGATATCCACCAATCACAGGCTAACCCAGACTTCTCAACCAATCAGCTACTCCTTAAACCAGTTGGAGTCCATTTCTGAACCATAAGCCCTTTCAGTTCATTTCACTGACTTGTTCTGGACATAAGTAAAACTGATAGGAGTCTGTTTttctaaatcaataaaaatgtatgatgtgGCTGAACTGTGGTTTAAAGTCGTCTTTGAGTTAACAGTGACAATTTACATAGGTTCATGTTTCATAAATGAGGCTCTTAGTATCTGTTTACACTTGCACTTTACAAACATGAAGGCCTGCAATTCTAGCATCAATGCCCCTAGGTGGCGGAAGAATCTTTGTATTCAGTTGCATGATCTAGCAAGAGGatcaaaaacaatgcaaaatcacatttttttttctttccatttattttgGACAACTTTGGGGTTCACAACATATTCCAACAAAAAATACCTTCCACTTTGACAGCAGCATTTTTATGGGTGTCAGGATTGTGTAATCGTTTAACTTTTCCAGTTTGATTTTAATACACTATTCAAAAAGTAACAGGACTTTTAAGATATATAATTTTCTGTCAGTGCAGTGTATATCCTGTATCATGGGCCATGTTACTCTCTTTAATATCCTGCTTCTGGGCTTTAATACACAGAGGAATGCCGTCCTCATGATGAATGCTGCTTTAGTCAATATTTTATCATCTTCAGGACCTTAAGGCAAAACCAttgcatattttgtttattgaaaCAGGATCCACAAAGACTTTCCATATACAGCCTCAATGCTGGTGACTAGACAATAATGAGAGGGAACAAAACCTTACCAGAAAAAAAGGGGATATACAAAAAGAATGccttaaaacacacaaaattcaAATAATCTggtataaaatgttgaaaaataaatacaattaaatacaaccaTTTATACTCAACTCTAGTAGGtcaacatttttcttttccaaaaatatcttttgtaatctttatttttctatatcaAAAAAGTAAAGGAAAATAAAGACACTGTATTTGCTCTTCTTAGGTTCTTCTCAGTGTTGTGTAAATGAACCATAATAGCTTGACTTTTATATTAGACTTTTCCGCCTCTTTTTTAAAGGTAAAATCGAGTTATGGCATGACATGAACCTTTCAAGCAGTTTCACTGTGTATAGTTT
The Carassius auratus strain Wakin unplaced genomic scaffold, ASM336829v1 scaf_tig00001751, whole genome shotgun sequence DNA segment above includes these coding regions:
- the LOC113069539 gene encoding eukaryotic translation initiation factor 3 subunit L — protein: MDDEEYDPYNTPSDYDHHTGDPKADLAYERQYEHQQTYHVIPEVIKNFLQYFHKTVSNLIDEKVYELQANRVSSESIEQKIYEIQEVYENSWNKLTERFFKTSPWPEAEAIASLVGNDAVFLILYKELYYRHIYAKVSGGPTLDQRFESYYNYCNLFNYILNADGPAPLELPNQWLWDIIDEFIYQFQSFSQYRCKTAQKSEEEIEFLRNNPKIWNVHSVLNVLHSLVDKSNINGQLEVYTSGGDPESVAGEYGRHSLYKMLGYFSLVGLLRLHSLLGDYYQAIKVLENIELNKKSMYSRVPECQITTYYYVGFAYLMMRRYQDAIRVFANILLYIQRTRNMFQRTTYKYEMINKQNEQMHGLLAIALTMYPMRIDESIHTQLREKYGDKMLRMQKGDLQVFEELFSFACPKFLSPVVPNYDNVHPNYHKEPFQQQLKVFAEEVQQQAQLSTIRSFLKLYTTMPVAKLAGFLDMSEQEFRIQLLVFKHKMKNLVWTSGVSALDGEFQSASEVDFYIDKDMIHIADTKVARRYGDFFIRQIHKFEELNRTLKKMPLTGASSSSSTSTSRAT